In Streptomyces canus, one DNA window encodes the following:
- a CDS encoding hydroxyacid dehydrogenase: protein MPSPQPPRAVFAMDPVHLPLLFPPPLMTRLSEAAGLDPALVVQDFTDPVAADALARADVLITGWGCPRLDAGVLTAAPRLRTVLHAAGSVRSLVGDAVWERGITVSSAVTGNALPVAEYTLAMILLCGKEAFEHRERFRTTHAYPPPAETAAMGNVGRRVGVIGASRVGRRLLELLRPFDFTVLLHDPYVSPAEAAALGAELLSLDDLLRHSDIVSLHAPDIPDTYRMLDRARLGLIRDGGVLINTSRGALVDPDALTDEVVSGRLRAVLDVTEPEPLPAGSPLYRLPNVFLTPHIAGSLGNELERLGRIVVEELERVVTGVGLEHEVRYADMARVA from the coding sequence ATGCCCAGCCCGCAGCCACCCAGGGCCGTGTTCGCGATGGATCCCGTGCACCTCCCTCTGCTCTTCCCCCCACCCCTGATGACCCGGCTGAGCGAGGCCGCCGGCCTCGACCCCGCGCTCGTCGTCCAGGACTTCACCGACCCCGTCGCGGCGGACGCCCTGGCCCGGGCCGACGTGCTGATCACCGGCTGGGGCTGCCCCCGCCTCGACGCCGGCGTCCTCACCGCCGCGCCCCGGCTGCGGACCGTCCTGCACGCCGCGGGATCCGTACGCTCCCTCGTCGGCGACGCCGTGTGGGAACGCGGGATCACCGTCTCCAGCGCCGTCACCGGCAACGCGCTGCCGGTCGCGGAGTACACGCTCGCGATGATCCTGCTGTGCGGGAAGGAGGCCTTCGAACACCGCGAGCGGTTCCGGACCACCCATGCGTATCCGCCGCCCGCCGAGACCGCGGCCATGGGGAACGTGGGGCGGCGGGTGGGGGTCATCGGGGCGTCCCGGGTGGGGCGGCGGTTGCTGGAGCTGCTGCGGCCGTTCGACTTCACGGTCCTGTTGCACGACCCGTACGTGAGTCCCGCGGAGGCCGCCGCGCTGGGGGCCGAACTCCTTTCGCTGGACGACCTGTTGCGGCACAGCGACATCGTTTCGCTGCATGCGCCCGACATTCCGGACACCTATCGGATGCTCGACAGGGCCCGACTCGGGTTGATCCGGGACGGGGGCGTGCTCATCAACACCTCCCGGGGAGCGCTGGTCGATCCCGACGCGCTGACCGACGAGGTGGTCTCCGGACGGCTGCGTGCGGTGCTCGACGTCACCGAGCCCGAGCCGCTGCCCGCGGGGTCGCCGCTGTACCGGCTGCCCAACGTGTTCCTCACCCCGCACATCGCCGGGTCGCTCGGGAACGAACTGGAACGGCTCGGGCGGATCGTGGTGGAGGAGCTGGAACGGGTGGTGACGGGGGTGGGGTTGGAGCATGAGGTGCGATATGCGGATATGGCTCGGGTGGCTTGA
- a CDS encoding LacI family DNA-binding transcriptional regulator, whose translation MSQRKASGDVGRATIRDVAERAGVSVASVSRVLSGNYPVSEDLRRKVMKVVRDLDYVTNAHARSLAGGGTPTVAILINNITGAAFAHVAKGVEGAATLRGWLSLVGTTGDDPERELALVNLMRQQGVAAVVLLGGAYDYDEYQLRMARFARSLDAAGSHLVLVGRPPLEGAVPATTVDYDNEGGAYAMASHLLSAGHRKVLVLPGHAELTTAQGRLNGARRAFEAYGVPFEATMVRHGPYDYEHGYAAVEECLRDGLDFTAVLAGTDVVAAGAMQALRAAGLRVPEDVSIVGYDDIPLASQLTPQLTTVHVPYEEMGRVALRAVADRREGGGARRKGADGDHLVLGTHVVVRHSVRPPAQPR comes from the coding sequence GTGAGTCAGCGCAAGGCGTCCGGGGACGTCGGACGGGCCACCATCCGGGACGTGGCCGAGCGGGCCGGGGTGTCCGTGGCCAGTGTGTCGCGCGTGCTGTCCGGGAACTATCCGGTCTCCGAGGACCTGCGCCGCAAGGTGATGAAGGTCGTGCGCGACCTGGACTACGTCACCAACGCGCACGCCCGGTCGCTCGCCGGGGGCGGCACACCCACCGTCGCGATCCTCATCAACAACATCACCGGTGCCGCGTTCGCCCACGTCGCCAAGGGGGTTGAAGGCGCCGCGACACTGCGCGGCTGGCTCTCCCTCGTGGGGACCACCGGGGACGATCCCGAGCGCGAGCTCGCCCTCGTCAACCTCATGCGCCAGCAAGGAGTCGCGGCCGTGGTGCTGCTCGGCGGCGCCTACGACTACGACGAGTACCAGCTGCGCATGGCCCGGTTCGCCCGTTCCCTGGACGCCGCCGGGTCACATCTCGTGCTGGTGGGACGGCCCCCGCTGGAAGGTGCCGTGCCGGCCACCACCGTCGACTACGACAACGAGGGCGGCGCCTACGCCATGGCCAGCCATCTGTTGTCGGCCGGGCACCGCAAGGTGCTCGTGCTGCCGGGGCATGCCGAACTCACCACCGCCCAGGGGCGGCTGAACGGGGCCCGGCGCGCCTTCGAGGCGTACGGCGTGCCGTTCGAGGCCACGATGGTGCGGCACGGCCCCTACGACTACGAGCACGGGTACGCGGCCGTCGAAGAATGCCTGCGCGACGGACTCGACTTCACCGCCGTCCTCGCCGGGACCGATGTCGTCGCCGCCGGTGCCATGCAGGCCCTGCGCGCGGCCGGGCTGCGGGTGCCGGAGGACGTGTCGATCGTCGGGTACGACGACATCCCGCTCGCCTCCCAGCTCACCCCGCAGCTCACCACCGTCCACGTGCCCTACGAGGAGATGGGACGGGTCGCCCTGCGGGCCGTCGCCGATCGGCGTGAGGGCGGCGGGGCGCGGCGCAAGGGAGCCGACGGGGACCATCTGGTGCTGGGCACCCATGTCGTCGTACGGCACTCCGTACGCCCGCCCGCACAGCCCCGCTAG
- a CDS encoding ABC transporter substrate-binding protein yields MNFSSPRRRFARVAVAGLALSGLLTACGGSDDSGDSQSSGPVTLPFWGWANGQDAVVKAFNASHKNIQLKYTKVTDQLTMQKQLTNAVKAGNAPCLVQNTAEYVTSWVAQGALADITQYVEGEKSKFNTGSWASAQVQGKSYGVPTSSSPNFTIYRTDILKKYGIKAPTTWDEFIAAGKELKKHGIKITNYAGEDPSTLEVLAMQAGAHWYSIDGNSWKVDFQDAGTLKAAKVIQEIIDNDLNSKLSFADYAAVQRNYDNGGTATRQISTWQMAGMVQNFTKSFGDWGLSPWPTFTGEAAKTPAGTNLTGSVTLVTKGCKNQEQAAEAALWMSTNTGAVKTMANPETGNGVMPALADSDAYVPEAVSQKLLGSNYQPAQQIVKDSLKTVTTDWTFGPNWTAMFTEMQAGWAKVVSKEQTVTQLLAHMQEWTVNDLKSRGISVKG; encoded by the coding sequence ATGAACTTCAGCAGCCCCCGGAGAAGGTTCGCCCGCGTCGCCGTTGCGGGACTCGCGTTGTCAGGTCTGCTCACCGCGTGCGGCGGGTCGGACGATTCCGGCGACTCGCAGTCGTCGGGGCCCGTCACCCTCCCCTTCTGGGGCTGGGCCAACGGCCAGGACGCGGTCGTCAAGGCGTTCAACGCCTCGCACAAGAACATCCAGCTGAAGTACACGAAGGTCACCGACCAGCTGACCATGCAGAAGCAGCTGACCAACGCGGTCAAGGCGGGCAACGCGCCCTGTCTGGTCCAGAACACCGCCGAATACGTCACCAGTTGGGTCGCGCAGGGCGCGCTCGCCGACATCACCCAGTACGTCGAGGGCGAGAAGAGCAAGTTCAACACCGGGTCGTGGGCGAGTGCGCAGGTGCAGGGCAAGTCGTACGGCGTGCCGACGAGTTCGTCGCCGAACTTCACCATCTACCGCACTGACATCCTCAAGAAGTACGGCATCAAGGCCCCGACGACCTGGGACGAGTTCATCGCCGCGGGCAAGGAGCTGAAGAAGCACGGCATCAAGATCACCAACTATGCGGGCGAGGACCCGAGCACGCTCGAGGTGCTGGCCATGCAGGCCGGGGCGCACTGGTACTCCATCGACGGCAACTCCTGGAAGGTGGACTTCCAGGACGCGGGCACGCTGAAGGCCGCCAAGGTGATCCAGGAGATCATCGACAACGACCTCAACTCCAAGCTGTCGTTCGCCGACTACGCGGCCGTGCAGCGCAACTACGACAACGGCGGGACCGCCACCCGGCAGATCTCGACGTGGCAGATGGCCGGCATGGTGCAGAACTTCACCAAGTCCTTCGGGGACTGGGGGCTGTCGCCCTGGCCGACGTTCACCGGTGAGGCCGCCAAGACCCCGGCGGGCACCAACCTGACCGGCAGTGTGACGCTGGTGACCAAGGGGTGCAAGAACCAGGAGCAGGCCGCCGAGGCAGCGCTGTGGATGTCCACGAACACCGGTGCGGTCAAGACGATGGCGAACCCGGAGACGGGCAACGGCGTGATGCCGGCGCTGGCCGACAGTGACGCGTATGTGCCCGAGGCGGTCTCCCAGAAACTGCTCGGCTCCAACTACCAGCCGGCGCAGCAGATCGTGAAGGACAGTCTGAAGACCGTCACCACCGACTGGACCTTCGGGCCGAACTGGACCGCGATGTTCACCGAGATGCAGGCCGGCTGGGCCAAGGTGGTCAGCAAGGAGCAGACGGTGACCCAGCTCCTGGCCCATATGCAGGAGTGGACGGTCAACGACCTGAAGTCCCGCGGCATCAGCGTCAAGGGCTAG
- a CDS encoding carbohydrate ABC transporter permease: protein MIRSLRWKGAAFTVPFQLGFVFLYLLPIGYAVYQSLYRSQSSGLGLGGTTDEFSGLDNYQQGLTDSAFMGSVLRVVLFACVQIPIMLLVSLVLALFLDALSSRMAGRFRILLLVPYMIPGVVAAIVWLNLYSPDVGPLTPLGEIFGFSWNFFAPSMVWPSIGNLLTWHGIGYNMVIIYSALQGVPRDLFEAARLDGASELRIARSIKIPFVRGALVLTGMLSIIQMLQIFNEPALFRNVTPQTVSDSFTPIMIIYNQAFNAGNYHYAAALSVLLALILGVASFLFYRFTSKETD, encoded by the coding sequence ATGATTCGCTCTCTGCGCTGGAAGGGTGCCGCCTTCACGGTGCCCTTCCAGCTCGGCTTCGTCTTCCTGTACCTGCTGCCGATCGGGTACGCCGTCTACCAGTCGCTGTACCGGTCGCAGTCCTCCGGGCTGGGGCTCGGTGGCACGACCGACGAGTTCTCCGGTCTGGACAACTACCAACAGGGGCTGACCGACTCGGCGTTCATGGGATCCGTGCTGCGGGTGGTGCTGTTCGCCTGCGTGCAGATCCCGATCATGCTGCTGGTCAGTCTCGTCCTCGCCCTGTTCCTGGACGCGCTGAGCTCCCGGATGGCCGGCCGGTTCCGGATTCTGCTGCTGGTGCCGTACATGATCCCCGGTGTGGTCGCCGCGATCGTGTGGCTGAACCTCTACAGCCCGGACGTGGGCCCGCTCACCCCGCTCGGCGAGATCTTCGGGTTCTCCTGGAACTTCTTCGCGCCCTCGATGGTGTGGCCGTCCATCGGCAACCTGCTGACCTGGCACGGCATCGGCTACAACATGGTCATCATCTACTCGGCGCTCCAGGGCGTGCCCCGCGACCTGTTCGAGGCGGCGCGGCTGGACGGGGCCTCCGAGCTGCGGATCGCCCGCAGCATCAAGATCCCGTTCGTGCGGGGGGCGTTGGTGCTGACGGGGATGCTCTCCATCATCCAGATGCTCCAGATCTTCAACGAGCCCGCGCTCTTCCGGAACGTCACCCCGCAGACGGTCAGCGACTCATTCACCCCGATCATGATCATCTACAACCAGGCGTTCAACGCCGGCAACTACCACTACGCGGCGGCCCTTTCGGTGCTGCTCGCCCTGATCCTCGGCGTCGCCTCCTTCCTGTTCTACCGGTTCACCTCGAAGGAGACCGACTGA
- a CDS encoding carbohydrate ABC transporter permease: MTLIEEPTKTRPVRRLTAPDPAARSRGGQRFLLVGLSLASVYSLFPVWWLIVAATKDRTGLYQSNGLWFSGWHLWDNLHQLFTYEHGIFLRWTANSFLYAGVGSLGGTLLALATGYGLARFDFPGRNLVFACVVGSFLIPIALLTLPLYLLFSEIGLVDTPWAMLIPCLINPFSVYLAKVYTEATIPFELLEAARIDGAGELRIFFSIVLRMMTTGGATVFLLAFVNTWNAFFLPLTVLRGENNWTLNIGLYNWSGKRLESGVDLTSLVLTGALLSIVPMAIMMVAMRRYWRSGVTLGALK, translated from the coding sequence ATGACCCTCATCGAGGAACCCACGAAGACCCGGCCCGTCCGTCGGCTCACCGCGCCCGATCCGGCGGCCCGTTCGCGGGGCGGACAGCGGTTTCTGCTCGTCGGGCTGTCCCTCGCGAGCGTCTACAGCCTCTTTCCGGTGTGGTGGCTGATCGTCGCCGCCACCAAGGACCGCACCGGGCTCTACCAGTCCAACGGGCTGTGGTTCTCCGGCTGGCATCTGTGGGACAACCTGCATCAGCTGTTCACCTACGAGCACGGCATCTTCCTGCGCTGGACGGCGAATTCCTTCCTCTACGCCGGTGTCGGCTCGCTGGGCGGCACGTTGCTGGCGCTGGCGACCGGCTACGGCCTCGCGCGCTTCGACTTCCCGGGCCGCAACCTCGTCTTCGCGTGCGTGGTCGGTTCCTTCCTGATCCCGATCGCGCTGCTCACGCTGCCGCTGTACCTGCTGTTCTCGGAGATCGGCCTGGTGGACACGCCCTGGGCGATGCTGATCCCCTGTCTGATCAACCCGTTCAGCGTGTACCTCGCCAAGGTGTACACCGAGGCCACGATCCCCTTCGAGCTCCTGGAGGCGGCTCGTATCGACGGTGCCGGGGAGCTCAGGATCTTCTTCAGCATCGTGCTGCGGATGATGACCACGGGTGGCGCGACGGTGTTCCTGCTGGCCTTCGTGAACACCTGGAACGCCTTCTTCCTGCCGCTGACCGTGCTGCGCGGCGAGAACAACTGGACGCTCAACATCGGCCTCTACAACTGGTCCGGCAAACGCCTGGAGTCCGGAGTCGACCTCACCAGTCTGGTCCTCACCGGCGCCCTGCTGTCCATCGTCCCGATGGCGATCATGATGGTCGCGATGCGCCGCTACTGGCGTTCCGGAGTCACCCTCGGAGCCCTCAAGTGA
- a CDS encoding glycoside hydrolase family 43 protein, whose product MTLLHNPVIRGFAPDPSMVRVGDWYYVATSSFEWFPTIPLHRSRDLAHWEYAGHVEGAVPGNSLAGVPDSGGIWAPSLSWDGERFWVVYSIVRSVGTPYFDTDTYVSTATEAAGTWTAPRRIASHGFDPALFHDDEGRLWLLNLQNDHRPGGRRFAGIVLTELDRETLAPVGDTHLLLQHERLVEGPKLVHKDGWYHLVLAEGGTGFEHGVLVARSREITGPYELDDRPLLTSRDDPSLPLQKAGHGELVQLPDGSWVLSHLTARPLNTPDGPRCPLGRETAIQPVTWDAEGWPRLRHGGPHPSTEVDVSTHPRLEGGAAASAHRGPEAQIGTPAHPALQTQLGAPAHPGPQAQTGAPAQPHPAVRTAVPTHPRPQDETAAPAPPHPAIDAAGPTHARPQTQMATPAPPGPQTRIGAPAPAHPAVQPGTPTHPRPEDETAAPTHPQPAIDAAAPISPRSQTQPVIPAPGPQAQTGPQTHPWSQPQPQPQPGTPTHPGPQAHPGTPAQPHPAIQPAVPPHPRSSEQPALTNDPLHWPWSTLRAAPDPSWVDAAARPGWIRLRGRHGPESWWAHSLLAQRITEHRAEAEVTVEARPSTFTQAAGLVLWYNTESYLALDLTWAEPEGEEQRGQQWRGGGRTVLSLVERDEGSTRQVAVVDVPTESAFTLGVTVEDGVARFWRVDGAGPRTPVGPELDFTRLSDDHGSKLRFTGAMAGIHAVDLVGAAFTADFTGFRLSCGQRSKFRKSGGHEDPRSPTSSRPHRVNLG is encoded by the coding sequence GTGACCCTGCTGCACAACCCGGTGATCCGCGGCTTCGCCCCCGACCCGTCGATGGTCCGCGTCGGCGACTGGTACTACGTGGCGACCAGCTCCTTCGAGTGGTTCCCGACGATCCCGCTGCACCGCTCGCGCGACCTCGCGCACTGGGAGTACGCGGGCCATGTCGAAGGCGCCGTCCCGGGCAACTCGCTTGCGGGCGTCCCCGATTCGGGCGGCATCTGGGCACCCTCCCTGAGCTGGGACGGCGAGCGGTTCTGGGTGGTCTACTCGATCGTCCGCTCGGTGGGAACGCCGTACTTCGACACGGACACCTATGTCTCCACGGCGACGGAGGCGGCCGGCACCTGGACGGCACCGCGGCGGATCGCGAGCCATGGCTTCGATCCCGCGCTCTTCCACGACGACGAGGGTCGGCTGTGGCTGCTCAACCTCCAGAACGACCACCGTCCCGGCGGCCGGCGTTTCGCGGGGATCGTGCTGACCGAGCTGGACCGGGAGACGCTTGCGCCCGTCGGTGACACGCACCTGCTGCTCCAGCACGAACGGCTCGTCGAGGGACCGAAGTTGGTTCACAAGGACGGCTGGTACCACCTCGTCCTCGCCGAGGGCGGCACCGGTTTCGAGCACGGGGTACTGGTGGCCCGCAGCCGGGAGATCACCGGCCCGTACGAGCTGGACGACCGACCGCTGCTGACGTCCCGGGACGACCCTTCGCTGCCCCTGCAAAAGGCCGGCCACGGCGAACTGGTCCAACTCCCCGACGGCAGCTGGGTATTGAGTCACCTCACGGCCCGCCCCCTGAACACACCGGACGGCCCCCGCTGCCCACTCGGCCGCGAGACGGCGATCCAGCCGGTGACCTGGGACGCAGAGGGCTGGCCGAGGCTGCGGCACGGGGGTCCGCATCCTTCGACCGAGGTCGACGTATCGACCCACCCGCGCCTGGAGGGCGGGGCCGCCGCCTCGGCGCATCGAGGGCCAGAGGCCCAGATCGGTACACCGGCGCATCCAGCGCTGCAGACCCAACTCGGCGCACCGGCGCATCCCGGGCCACAGGCCCAGACCGGCGCACCGGCACAACCGCACCCGGCGGTCCGGACCGCCGTACCCACGCACCCGCGGCCACAGGACGAGACCGCCGCACCCGCACCACCACACCCGGCCATCGACGCCGCCGGACCAACACACGCGCGACCACAGACCCAGATGGCCACACCGGCGCCTCCCGGGCCGCAGACCCGGATCGGCGCGCCGGCACCAGCGCATCCGGCGGTCCAGCCCGGCACACCGACCCACCCACGACCAGAGGACGAGACCGCCGCACCAACGCACCCGCAACCGGCCATCGACGCCGCCGCACCAATAAGCCCGCGATCACAGACCCAGCCCGTTATCCCAGCTCCCGGCCCGCAGGCCCAGACCGGCCCGCAGACCCACCCATGGTCCCAGCCCCAGCCCCAGCCCCAGCCCGGCACACCAACACACCCCGGACCCCAGGCCCACCCCGGCACCCCGGCACAACCGCACCCGGCGATCCAGCCCGCCGTACCACCGCACCCCCGATCGTCGGAACAACCCGCACTCACGAACGATCCGTTGCACTGGCCCTGGAGCACGCTGCGGGCCGCGCCCGATCCCTCGTGGGTGGACGCCGCCGCGCGTCCTGGCTGGATCCGGCTGCGTGGGCGGCACGGGCCCGAGTCGTGGTGGGCGCACAGTCTGCTGGCCCAGCGGATCACCGAGCACCGGGCGGAGGCCGAGGTCACCGTGGAGGCGCGGCCGAGCACGTTCACCCAGGCCGCCGGTCTGGTGCTCTGGTACAACACCGAGTCCTATCTGGCCCTCGACCTGACCTGGGCGGAGCCCGAGGGCGAGGAGCAGCGCGGCCAGCAGTGGCGGGGCGGCGGACGGACCGTGCTCAGTCTGGTCGAGCGGGACGAGGGCAGCACCCGGCAGGTGGCCGTCGTCGACGTCCCCACGGAAAGCGCCTTCACCCTCGGCGTCACCGTGGAGGACGGGGTGGCCCGTTTCTGGCGCGTGGACGGTGCCGGCCCACGGACACCCGTCGGCCCGGAACTGGACTTCACCCGCCTCTCCGACGACCACGGATCCAAGCTCCGGTTCACGGGCGCGATGGCCGGAATCCACGCTGTGGACCTGGTCGGCGCGGCCTTCACGGCCGACTTCACCGGGTTCCGCCTGAGCTGCGGCCAACGTTCGAAGTTTCGAAAGTCAGGGGGACACGAAGACCCGCGAAGCCCTACCTCTTCCCGACCTCATCGGGTGAACCTAGGGTAG
- a CDS encoding LacI family DNA-binding transcriptional regulator: MVRTGSASVAAGPTLAVVAREAGVSVPTASKVVNGREDVAPETRRRVTEALDRLGYVRRPRFDAAKASGLVDLVVHSLETSWSGAVLHGAEAAAHDAGLEVVVSAGPNRTRAGRPERGWLDKLTARGSSGVLFNLAELTSSQYGWLDQHRIPYVLIDPVLEPPPGVVSVGAANWQGGVTATEHLLALGHERIAVVAGHQRKLGSSARVAGYRSALAAAGIRQRPEYVRHAGFDESAAHRRTLELLDLPEPPTAVFACSDRMALGVYEALAERGLRVPDDISVVGFDDLPEARWTTPALTTVRQPLSEMAATALRLLVRMMEGDRPESTRTELSTRLMERASTAPPAG, encoded by the coding sequence ATGGTCCGCACGGGGAGTGCGAGCGTGGCGGCCGGTCCGACGCTGGCGGTCGTGGCCCGGGAGGCCGGCGTGTCGGTGCCGACCGCCTCCAAGGTGGTCAACGGGCGGGAGGACGTGGCCCCCGAGACCCGCCGCCGGGTCACCGAGGCGCTGGACCGGCTCGGCTACGTCCGCAGACCGAGGTTCGACGCGGCGAAGGCGTCGGGACTGGTCGACCTGGTCGTACACTCGCTGGAGACCTCCTGGTCGGGGGCGGTGCTGCACGGCGCAGAGGCGGCCGCTCACGACGCGGGGCTCGAGGTGGTCGTCTCGGCCGGGCCGAACCGCACCCGGGCCGGGCGCCCGGAGCGCGGCTGGCTGGACAAGCTCACCGCGCGCGGCTCCTCCGGGGTGCTGTTCAACCTGGCCGAGCTGACGTCGTCGCAGTACGGCTGGCTGGACCAGCACCGCATCCCGTACGTCCTGATCGACCCGGTCCTGGAGCCTCCGCCGGGCGTCGTCTCGGTGGGCGCGGCGAACTGGCAGGGCGGGGTGACGGCGACCGAGCACCTGCTGGCGCTGGGGCATGAACGCATCGCGGTCGTCGCCGGCCACCAGCGCAAGCTGGGGAGCAGCGCGCGCGTGGCGGGCTACCGTTCCGCGCTCGCGGCGGCGGGGATACGGCAGCGGCCCGAGTACGTCCGCCACGCCGGCTTCGACGAGAGCGCGGCCCACCGCCGCACGCTGGAACTCCTGGACCTGCCCGAACCGCCCACCGCGGTCTTCGCCTGCTCCGACCGCATGGCCCTCGGCGTGTACGAGGCCCTGGCCGAACGGGGCCTGCGCGTCCCGGACGACATCAGCGTCGTGGGCTTCGACGACCTGCCCGAGGCCCGCTGGACCACCCCGGCCCTCACCACGGTCCGCCAGCCCCTGTCGGAGATGGCGGCGACGGCCCTGCGTTTGCTGGTCCGCATGATGGAGGGCGACCGCCCGGAGAGCACCCGGACCGAGCTGTCGACGCGGTTGATGGAGCGGGCGAGCACGGCCCCGCCGGCCGGCTGA
- a CDS encoding VOC family protein yields the protein MNAIPARLDHLVLATPDLAATVADFTRRTGVTPAPGGVHVGLGTRNHLVSLGGTAYLEIIGPDPEQPEPMGPRPFDVDTLATARTVTWAIGPPDLNAAVATARARGYDPGEIRPMSRRTPDGTLLKWRLTDGDTQDPSGLVPFLIDWGTSPHPTASGLPAAPLLSLIATAPDPDAIRPLLAALDADLTLTEGPVGLSFTLDTPRGPVRFG from the coding sequence GTGAACGCGATTCCCGCACGGCTGGACCATCTCGTCCTCGCGACCCCGGACCTGGCGGCGACGGTCGCCGACTTCACCCGGCGCACCGGCGTGACCCCCGCGCCCGGCGGTGTGCACGTCGGTCTCGGCACCCGCAACCATCTCGTGTCCCTGGGCGGCACCGCCTATCTGGAGATCATCGGCCCGGACCCGGAGCAGCCGGAGCCGATGGGGCCGCGCCCCTTCGACGTCGACACCCTCGCCACCGCCCGCACGGTGACCTGGGCGATCGGCCCGCCCGACCTGAACGCGGCGGTCGCGACCGCCCGGGCCCGCGGTTACGATCCCGGCGAGATCCGCCCGATGAGCCGCCGCACACCCGACGGGACCCTGCTGAAATGGCGCCTCACGGACGGCGACACCCAGGACCCCTCCGGCCTGGTCCCCTTCCTCATCGACTGGGGCACCTCCCCCCACCCGACGGCCTCGGGCCTTCCCGCCGCTCCCCTGCTCTCCCTGATCGCGACCGCACCGGACCCGGACGCGATCCGGCCCCTCCTCGCCGCCCTCGACGCCGACCTCACCCTCACCGAGGGCCCGGTGGGTCTCTCCTTCACGCTGGACACTCCGCGGGGGCCGGTGCGGTTCGGCTGA
- a CDS encoding VOC family protein, whose protein sequence is MTPRFDAIGLVASDMAASVAFYRRLGFPFPEGSQTQPHAEAELPGGVRLMLDTEETVRSFHPGWRAPSGGSRTGLALRCDSPAEVDAVYEELVGEGFHGELKPWNAAWGQRYASLHDPDGNGVDLYAPLADGE, encoded by the coding sequence ATGACTCCACGATTCGATGCCATCGGTCTGGTGGCCTCCGACATGGCCGCCTCCGTCGCCTTCTACCGTCGGCTCGGCTTCCCGTTCCCCGAAGGGTCGCAGACGCAGCCGCACGCGGAGGCCGAACTGCCGGGCGGTGTGCGGCTGATGCTCGACACCGAGGAGACGGTCCGCTCCTTCCACCCCGGATGGCGGGCACCGTCCGGCGGCAGTCGCACCGGGCTCGCGCTGCGGTGCGACAGCCCGGCCGAGGTCGACGCGGTGTACGAGGAGCTGGTGGGCGAGGGGTTCCACGGTGAGCTCAAGCCGTGGAACGCCGCGTGGGGGCAGCGGTACGCCTCGCTGCACGACCCCGACGGCAACGGCGTCGACCTGTACGCCCCGCTAGCCGACGGCGAGTAG
- a CDS encoding DUF6597 domain-containing transcriptional factor: protein MYTERASRLAGAVIWTGDGAGRVLPDGCMDLLWNEGRLLVAGPDTRAYVAGGAPSTWAGVRFYPGTAPAFLGVPAHELRDRRVELADLWPASEVRRLRSRTEKAPDPATALEGIALERAAAPDPVLHGLVTALDAGRPVAATADELGLGARQLHRRSLAAFGYGPKTLARILRLRRALVLAGAGVPFAETAVRCGFADQAHLARDVKELAGVPLGRLLAVG from the coding sequence GTGTACACGGAACGGGCGTCCCGGCTTGCCGGTGCCGTCATCTGGACCGGTGACGGGGCCGGACGTGTGCTGCCCGACGGGTGCATGGATCTGCTCTGGAACGAAGGGCGGCTGCTCGTCGCCGGCCCCGACACGCGTGCGTACGTCGCCGGCGGCGCCCCGAGCACCTGGGCGGGCGTGCGCTTCTACCCGGGGACCGCGCCCGCCTTCCTGGGCGTGCCCGCCCATGAACTGCGGGACCGCCGCGTCGAGTTGGCCGATCTCTGGCCGGCTTCGGAGGTACGGCGGCTGCGGAGCCGTACCGAGAAGGCCCCCGACCCCGCCACGGCACTCGAAGGGATCGCCCTGGAGCGTGCCGCCGCTCCCGACCCCGTTCTGCACGGCCTGGTGACCGCCCTCGACGCGGGCCGCCCCGTCGCCGCGACGGCCGACGAACTCGGCCTGGGGGCACGACAGTTGCACCGAAGGTCGCTCGCGGCCTTCGGATACGGGCCCAAGACGCTGGCCCGGATTCTGCGGCTGCGGCGGGCTCTCGTGCTGGCCGGTGCAGGGGTGCCGTTCGCGGAGACGGCCGTGCGGTGCGGGTTCGCGGACCAGGCCCATCTCGCGCGGGACGTCAAGGAGTTGGCCGGTGTGCCGCTCGGGCGGCTACTCGCCGTCGGCTAG